Part of the Paracoccus sp. MC1862 genome, TCCTCGGCGATCAGCAGGTCGTAGGATTGCGCGACCGACACCTTGCGGCGCACGCGGCGGCCGCCGAAGGCCTTCATCAGCGCGCCGAGGTCCATCATCTGGCCCATGCCGGGCTGGCCGGGAATCTCCATCCCGAGGGGGTTGGAGGTGTCGTTGATGTCCAGTTCGATCACGGTGTCGTCAAGCTCGCCCCGGCGCAGCTTGCCGCGGAACAGCTCGCGCGTCTGGTCGCGGGCGTTCTCGCCGGCCAGCGCCTCGATCACCCGGGCCTCGGCGGCCTCGCGGGCGCGGGAGTTTACCGCCTCGCGCATCCGCTGGCGGGTTTCCACCATGGCGGCGTCGGTGAGGTCGCGGATGATCTGTTCGACGTCGCGGCCGACATAGCCCACCTCGGTGAACTTGGTGGCCTCGACCTTGACGAAGGGGGCGTGGGCGAGCTTTGCGAGGCGGCGCGAGATTTCCGTTTTCCCGACGCCGGTGGGGCCGATCATCAGGATGTTCTTGGGGTAGACCTCGTCGCGCAGGTCGTCGGCAAGCTGCTGGCGGCGCCAGCGGTTGCGCATGGCCACGGCCACCGCGCGCTTGGCCTCGGCCTGGCCGATGATGAAGCGGTCAAGCTCGGCGGTGATCTCGCGGGGGGTCAGGTCGGTCATGGCGTCCTCAGGTTGCTTGCGGCTGACTTAGGCAGCGCAGGCGCGGACGCCAAGTCACCAGCTTGCGCGGGCCTGCATCGCAACGGGGCCATCCGCCCGCGCGGTCCAGAGGTTCAGGCTGTCGCCGTCCTCGGTCGCGTTCAGGCTGTAGTGGGCGGTGTCGAAGATGGTGGACAGGCTGCGGAAGTCGAAGCGCGCGGGGACGCGGCCGCCGATCTTTTCGGCGAGATGGACAAGCTGGGACGCCTGCAGGGGGCCGTGGACGATGAGGCCGGGGTAGCCTTCGACCTCGCGGGTGTAGGGCGCGTCGTAGTGGATGCGGTGGCCGTTGAAGGTCAGGGCCGAGTAGCGGAATAGCAGCGGCGCGGTGGGTTCGACGGTGATGCGGTGGGTGCCCTCGGGGGCCGGGGGCGGCGGCGCTTTCGGCGGGCTGCTGGCTGCGTCGAGGTCGCGGTAGACGATGTCCTGCCGTTCCGTCAGGACGTGGCGCGAGTCGCTCTCGATCCGGTGCTCGACGGTCACGAAGCAGAGGGTGCCGGTGCGGCCCTGTTTCACCGCGACGTCGCGGATGGTCGAGCGGCGGGTGACGGTCTCGCCGATGCGGATGTCGGCGTGAAAGGAAAAGCTGCCGCCGGCCCACATCCGGCGGGGCAGGGGGACGGGCGGCAGGAAGCCGCCGCGCGCGGGGTGGCCGTCGGGGCCGAGCTGGTCGATAGGGGCTGCCGGAGGCGCGAGGCAGAGATGGATCATCACCGGAGCGGGGGCGCCGGGCGCGGTGTCGCCGGTCCGGCCGAAGGTGGTGTTGAAGCGTTCGACCAGTGCGGGCGTCACGGCTTCGGATTTGATCTCCTTGCTGCCGATCCATCCGCGCAGGTGGTCGAGGTCCAGGTCCATCATGCGTCCCTCAATGCCGGCACGCTGCCATAGCTGCGGATCTCGTCGGTGAAAACCGCGCCGGGGGCGGGGTAGCTGACGGGGCCGGCCCCGGTCTCCACGGTGATGCGGCGCAGGTGCGGGTGCTGCGACAGCGCCGCCATGTCGTTGACCGAGGCCAGCGCCACATCGGCGGCCAGCAGCGCGTCGATGGCGTCAAGCTCGGTCAGGCGGGCGAAACCGGCGGCGACGGTGGCATCGGTCTCGGCGCGGTTTTCCACCCGCGCGACGTTGGTGGCAAAGCGCGGGTCGCGGCCGAGGTCGGGCTGGTTCAGGAAGACCTCGGCCAGCTTGCGCCACTCGCGGTCGCTTTGCACCGAGATCAGGATCTGCTTGCCGTCTTTCGTGGAAAACACGCCGTAGGGAGCGATGGAGGGATGGGCCATGCCGAGACGTCGGGGCGTCTTGCCGCCCTCGTGCTGCAGCAGGGGCACGGTCAGCCAGTCGGCCATGACGTCGAACATGGAAACCGAGATGTTCGCGCCCTTGCCGGTGATCCCGCGCCGGATCAGGGCTTCGAGGATCGCGGCATGGGCTGTCGCGCCGGTGGCGATGTCCACCAGCGAGATGCCGACGCGGGCCGGTTCCTGCGGCCCGCCGGTGATGGAACACAGGCCCGATTCGGCCTGGATCAGCAGGTCATAGGCCTTGCGGTCGGCCATCGGGCCGTCCTCGCCATAGCCGGTGATCGAGCAGGTGATGAGCCGCGGCCAGTCCGCCGCCAAGCGGTCGAAGCCGAAGCCCAGCCGGGCCAAGGCGCCGCGCTTGAGGTTCTGGACCAGAACGTCGGCGCCATCGAGCAGGCGCGTCAACTCCGCCTTGCCCTCGTCCGAGGCGAGATCCAGCACGACGGTTTCCTTGCCGCGGTTCAGCCAGACGAAATAGCTCGACTGGCCCCGTGCCACGTCATCATAGCCGCGGGCGAAGTCGCCCTCGGGGCGTTCGATCTTGATGACCTTCGCCCCCGCGTCGGCAAGGCGCGAGGTGGCGAAGGGGGCGGCGACGGCCTGCTCGATGGCGACGACGGTGAGGCCGGAAAGGGGAAGCGTGCTCATCAGTAGCTCTTGGGCATGCCGAGGACGTGCTGGCCGATATAGC contains:
- the hslU gene encoding ATP-dependent protease ATPase subunit HslU, encoding MTDLTPREITAELDRFIIGQAEAKRAVAVAMRNRWRRQQLADDLRDEVYPKNILMIGPTGVGKTEISRRLAKLAHAPFVKVEATKFTEVGYVGRDVEQIIRDLTDAAMVETRQRMREAVNSRAREAAEARVIEALAGENARDQTRELFRGKLRRGELDDTVIELDINDTSNPLGMEIPGQPGMGQMMDLGALMKAFGGRRVRRKVSVAQSYDLLIAEEADKLLDDEQIKAAALDAVQQSGIVFIDEIDKVCARAETRGGDISREGVQRDLLPLIEGTTVSTKYGPVRTDHILFIASGAFHIAKPSDLLPELQGRLPIRVELRALTEQDFVRILTETDNALTLQYAALMRTEGLEITFTADGIAALARIAADVNGSVENIGARRLYTVIERVFEELSFTAPDRKGEAVTVDAAFVESQLGDLARSADLSRYVL
- a CDS encoding MaoC family dehydratase N-terminal domain-containing protein gives rise to the protein MMDLDLDHLRGWIGSKEIKSEAVTPALVERFNTTFGRTGDTAPGAPAPVMIHLCLAPPAAPIDQLGPDGHPARGGFLPPVPLPRRMWAGGSFSFHADIRIGETVTRRSTIRDVAVKQGRTGTLCFVTVEHRIESDSRHVLTERQDIVYRDLDAASSPPKAPPPPAPEGTHRITVEPTAPLLFRYSALTFNGHRIHYDAPYTREVEGYPGLIVHGPLQASQLVHLAEKIGGRVPARFDFRSLSTIFDTAHYSLNATEDGDSLNLWTARADGPVAMQARASW
- a CDS encoding CaiB/BaiF CoA-transferase family protein, with the protein product MSTLPLSGLTVVAIEQAVAAPFATSRLADAGAKVIKIERPEGDFARGYDDVARGQSSYFVWLNRGKETVVLDLASDEGKAELTRLLDGADVLVQNLKRGALARLGFGFDRLAADWPRLITCSITGYGEDGPMADRKAYDLLIQAESGLCSITGGPQEPARVGISLVDIATGATAHAAILEALIRRGITGKGANISVSMFDVMADWLTVPLLQHEGGKTPRRLGMAHPSIAPYGVFSTKDGKQILISVQSDREWRKLAEVFLNQPDLGRDPRFATNVARVENRAETDATVAAGFARLTELDAIDALLAADVALASVNDMAALSQHPHLRRITVETGAGPVSYPAPGAVFTDEIRSYGSVPALRDA